GCTGGAGCTTACATGACATACAATCATCACAGGATTAATTTAATAACAATATATTGCCTTATTCTGTATAAGCTGTAAGCAGTCTACAGAAAACATTTATGTCATAAATAAATTATGTATCAGCCATGCGCTTTTGCGCATCTGACGCGCGCACCTAATGGACTGAAATCGTTAAGTTTCTGAATACCTCCAGCCTTTACATAtaatctacacacacatgctgctattGCAGAAGAATCGACACGCTTCAATGCCAGCCATATGCCATCCTCTGATCACAAAGACCCCCGCGGAGCGTCAGTGCCAGTAAACGCAGCCTGTACGATAGTAACGTTACGCATGCAATTCCAAGGTATGCACACTGTGCGCCTGCAGTTATTATGATCATGATTAGTCAGGTACCTGTtcgggctaaaaaaaaaagcttccgAATATTCGAAGGGGTCAATCACATCAGCTTGAATCTCGCCACGGTGCTCACATTACGCTCATAAAGAGGAATCACCAACGTCAAGCTATAGTGCCAGAATAAAACTACTTCCGGGTaccatttttcaaaataaagcaccaTTCGTGTGCATTTTACAGTGATCCTCGTTTGTCTATAATCAAATGTTACACATCCACATATTGGAGTAGTTAGAAGTAGTTAGGTACACTATTATGAAGGTAATATGCATTGGTGAATAATGTAGGCTGAGCCAATATTGTCCTCAGAAGTATGGGGGAaaacaattgtgtgtgtgtgtaaagagagggaggagtgagGGGGAGTCTCTGTGAGAACAGCGATCCTGTTGTGATGACGGCTGATACAGCCATTCAATAACGTGTTTATGCTCTCACTGCTTCTGTCCATGAATCACTCCATTCAAAAGGACACATGTTCTCCATGTGGGAAACTGGCAACTTTAGAGTGTTTGCTTTGAGctaacaaaggcagcaaaagagCTCACTGATCTCCTGATATAATGATAGTTATTTCTAAATGAGAGCATATTTTCCAGATAAGATTGAATAgcagtatatatgtatatatactttCTTTATcttatctggatatatctggataaaTTGTTGAACAGAATGCCATATTTGGGAATAATACTGGGAGGCAGAGGTTGACTCCCACGCCCCACCTGCTGTCCGGAATACACACTGCATGCATCCAAACTGTGCAGTATAACAACCAATGGGATAATTGGATGTTAGTACATCAAGCGGCACCGGACAAGTCAGTTGCTATTGGCAGCCAAAGATCAATCATATCAAGATAGTTCAATCTCGACATGAAAGCCTAAAGCTGATAATGTACCATGATACAGGCACCACACAGACTGTGGATACATTATTATTAGATTTCTGTcaatataattaattaatgattttataACATATGCAAGAATTCACGTAACCGTAATAATGATTGATCACACACATAATATTTAGTTACATAAAaacctaaaaagaaaaaaatagcatATGTAGATATAGCGATTATATTGAGAATGTACTAAACCGTAATTTACTGTGTATAATGTGTAATTTGATGGCAGATTATAAAAGTAACACCACACATTTACGACAGTTTTCTCCTTTTTGGCAAAACCGGAAGTACGGAGGAGATAGTCCTCTTGTTTTGTCTGGCTACGTTTCGCCGTTtggaacaacagcagcagcatcagacagcaGACAACCTAATGATGGAAGAATTTGACGGTGAGTTATATTCTTGTCCAAGTGTTTATTTTAGTGGTTTTGTGGCAACGTTGAGCTCACAAGTTTTTTGTCTTACTCTTCTAAAGTCACGTTAGATGGTTCATTTCTGCTTTGGCGTAACAGTTTTGACAGCgacctctttttttgtttgggaTTTAGCCCAAGTAATGCTAGGTAACAGAAGGGCCAAAGATGAAGCTAgcagctgactgactgtctctGAATGGGTGTGATCCCTAGCTACAGTAGCTCTCCAGTGTTAGCATGATGCTAACTCATAACCGTTTAAATGAATGAACCAGTTCACCATATGCAGGAATTCTGAAGAGGTTAAATGTTTTGAACACTTTCTGTTATTTTACTGAGGACATATAAACTTAAACgccatttttgtgtgtatttttaaaagaaaacttaGCACATGCCTGTGTACCTAGCCCTAGCCATTATTAGCGCTTGGAAATAATTGGGCTTGACTGTAGCTTTAATCAAAAATAAAGGCAACACTAGTCGTTGTGGAGAAATCGTTGTTTTCTATATACGGTGTAAGTGAGAAAGTATTTATTGTTTCATAAGAAATCCTGTGTTCTCTGTCAGGGCAGTGAGGGCAGACCTGGCTCATTTCTGTACTTTTGTCCTTCTTGCAGAGGCTGATGGTCCTGCTGAGGATCGGATTCAGTGTAACACCTGTAAAAGATGTTTTTTCCCAAAAgtcctggtaaaaaaaaaaaatcaacactcTATTTTGGGTGGCAGCACTCTGCACTGTTCTTATCAGCTGATTGAAAATCAGCTGTTTGGAAAAATAATGTATCACTGGCTGTGATCCAAGTAACCCACAGGCCTGTCTTAAGAGCTCTTCATAGAGAAgattcaagtgttttttttatcaaagcAATATGAGTTATTTTGTataatattttatgtttttgcagTTTTATCATCAGGTAAAAGGTTAAAATGgatttttaatactttaaaggTATAATGTTTTCAATATGTTATTGAACATATGGCTTCCTGGTGCACACATTTGTGCTCTAATACAAGCACTTAGCCTTATTACTTGATAATGGCTGCACTAATGCATGATTCTAGATGTGTGTTAGGAGGTTTAAACTATTGAATGCTGCATTGAGTAGGTTACACAACATTGTACTTTGcagttctgtttctgtttacattgttaCTCACAGACATTATGATCATTTTGCATTCtgccatttttgttttgttttgtgtgtatattcCTTCTTCCTGCAGGAAAAACATGCTAAAATCTGCCAAAAGTCAGCAGCTAAAAGGAGAAAGGTTTTTGACTCCAGTAGACAGAGAGCTGAGGGAACAGACATCTCAACACTGAAACCCTTAAAACCAAAGGTAAGCCTTCATCTGAGTGCACATACTTTCAATGTTGTCTGTTTGAACCCTACATTTCGTATGCGactttttgttatttaattCATTCAGTGTCgttattttcttatttatatTGGTCATAGCTCTGATTATTTTTCAGTTACTCATCATTAACATGACCCATCAATCTAATTTAACccaatataaaataaatctaTAAATCTACCCCCTCTAAATAGTTTAAGTACAACTAAACTTTAGAAGCAAATACAGTTTTAGACTGGTTTGATAGAATGTTTCCATAGTCTCCAGGCTGCTGGTATGAGCttaaaaacagatgaaacaaTGAATTTTTGCTGCCAAGTTGATAGTCTTGTGGATCATGTGAACACTTGTAACTTAATTAAGATCAGAGGAGGACCAGCTGTAATAATGTGCTCTGTAATAATCTTTACCTCTGTGAACAGCTCATCTTAGAATCTTTGCTGTTCCATGTCGGAcattcagtgttttgtgttaaCAGCTTATTATCAAATATAAATCATTTTCAATTGTATTTCAGTCACAaagttcagctgctgctgtgaaagtaAGTTGATTtgcttttttaatttgacatggTTTTAGCAGCACAAATAATCCATTGAAAGTATTCACTCACATATTCTGGCTTTATAAATGCtgctttctttgctttgggGCATTGGCTTGAATAGGCTAGAGGTGACTTATGCTgggatttatttaaaaaaatcagtgatgttttgtattttcctgTCTTCAAATTTTTACTAATTGCATTCTGATGTATATGAATTTATATCATTTTTCTTTTACCTTtactgtctttattttaatcttCTCTGGCTGTACTATGGACACCCCCTTGGTGTTTAAGGCTCAGATTATACTTTGACAACTATAAGCTGCGTTTATTGCTTTACTGGCATGGAGATTGTCATAAAGTTTTCTGTAACAAAGGCTCGCTAATTCATTTGTGCCCTGTTTGAGTATGTCTGTCTATTGCCAGATGGTGATTAGGGTGGCAACCCAAACATGTacacctttttcttcttcttggcttCAACTAACCGTTGCACACTCACTCTGTTCTCCTACTGGAATAACAGTGTTCTCAGCTCTAAGATATGAACAGGATTATCTGTTATGTCGTTCTCTTAAGCAATTTTGAGAACCTTGAAGAATATACTGTAAAATATGGAGGGAATTAAGAAAGAATAGTCATTTTATTGTATTAGAATCATGTGTGTGCGCTTTTAGACTAATAACTGTAACTGTATAGGAGGACTCGGAGTCGGTGTGTGTCATGTTGCCACAGAAGCGGCTCAGTGAACTACTTCTGTCAGTAATCATCAGCTTTAGATTAGACTCTGACTGTCACTATGTAAAGACTGATTTAAGAGTAGAGAGCATGAGAGCTGCCTTCTTAAACTGACTTTGTTTTCAATCATTTTCCAGCTTGTAAGTGAATATGATCATTAAACACTTCCAATGGTGTTGGGCCTTCCTGGTGGCTTATTAGttcttattttattaatataaagtgataaactgtatttatataaaaacaaactggTGTAACAGAGCATCCCTTCcattgtgatgttttactgtcagGCAGAACCACCGAAGAAGTCATCCAACTGGCGTAAGAAACATGAGGACTTCATTGCCACCATACGCGCTGCCAAGGGCATCAATCAGGTCATGAAAGATGGGGGACCATTGCCCCCACCGCCTCCTCCTAGTTATGACCCAGGTAGCATTTTATTCTGTAGTGAGCTGAAttaagaagaaacagaagagtgATTGTAAAATCTGTGACTGCATTATGGGTAATTTATCTGCAAGTACTGATAAGTACTGTAAATGTTCCCACGGCCTGTTTTGTCTTTAGACTACATCCAGTGCCCTTACTGTCAGCGGCGGTTCAACGAGAGTGCAGCTGACAGACACATAAAGTTCTGCCAGGAGCAAGCTGCCCGTATGCCGAGCAAAAGCAAGCCAGGAGATGTTAAGAAACCTCCTGCTCGCACACAGGTACGTGCCTGACAAACGGCAACAGAAACTGCATGCTCGGCTGGAACATAGCATGCAGCGATTGGaatgtgtctatatgtgtgtgtagccACTCTTGGCCACACAAATCCTAACAAGTCCTTGTATTTTGTTACCATTATGAGACTTCCTTTTACCAGCAGACGTACACGTGACCAGTTACTTAGCAACAGCTATGATGCATAACTGGACAAGTTAAATGAGTTGctaataaaagcagcagagttCAAACCATTCTGATAAAGAGCTTTGCGGTCCAGTACATATACAGGATTGACTTCATTGttcattctgtgtttttgttattactTGTTAGAGATCTGTGAACTCATTCAGTTTTCCTCATTTCTGCATCCTTCTGTAGTTTTCCTGCTCACAGCAAAATGTGACTACAAGTGACACATGCTACCACAATAAGTATTTTCAGTATAAATGCAGAAGTGTCTCATTCTTCTCTGTGTACATGTAAACTTCTGGTGTTAGCCCTCTTCCAAACGTACTGCTTCAGCAGCTGTATCTGCTGCTCCACCCCTTTACAGAAGACTACAGCCATTTTTCACCCATGAACTCTGGTCAAGGTCCTGGCAATCTAATCTGGACTTTGTCTAGTAGTGCCTGTTTTAATTTGTTGTGCATATTTTTGGCTGCAGTACAAACCT
This portion of the Parambassis ranga chromosome 20, fParRan2.1, whole genome shotgun sequence genome encodes:
- the zc2hc1a gene encoding zinc finger C2HC domain-containing protein 1A isoform X1 encodes the protein MMEEFDEADGPAEDRIQCNTCKRCFFPKVLEKHAKICQKSAAKRRKVFDSSRQRAEGTDISTLKPLKPKSQSSAAAVKAEPPKKSSNWRKKHEDFIATIRAAKGINQVMKDGGPLPPPPPPSYDPDYIQCPYCQRRFNESAADRHIKFCQEQAARMPSKSKPGDVKKPPARTQYKPAPVKKATPPAASTIPSASSRLPQRSGIGQPTGIPSSKVTSAGSVRSNVSGLTSPPSGVGSKTRAVSSGYGSVRNNQSGIGLNKKKVDGYISRDDVDGGNDVGNGGMKSKFCHACGTKYPVESAKFCCECGIRRMCI
- the zc2hc1a gene encoding zinc finger C2HC domain-containing protein 1A isoform X2; its protein translation is MMEEFDEADGPAEDRIQCNTCKRCFFPKVLEKHAKICQKSAAKRRKVFDSSRQRAEGTDISTLKPLKPKAEPPKKSSNWRKKHEDFIATIRAAKGINQVMKDGGPLPPPPPPSYDPDYIQCPYCQRRFNESAADRHIKFCQEQAARMPSKSKPGDVKKPPARTQYKPAPVKKATPPAASTIPSASSRLPQRSGIGQPTGIPSSKVTSAGSVRSNVSGLTSPPSGVGSKTRAVSSGYGSVRNNQSGIGLNKKKVDGYISRDDVDGGNDVGNGGMKSKFCHACGTKYPVESAKFCCECGIRRMCI